One part of the Denticeps clupeoides chromosome 8, fDenClu1.1, whole genome shotgun sequence genome encodes these proteins:
- the eloal gene encoding elongin A, like has translation MAAADVGKVLQSKRKLKESPDSKTVLNTLKKLEELDITLDILAETGIGKVVNSFRKHADAGGVAKTLVNRWKKLVPKDGSSKQDSSLKTLPSNNARKQSKDGGPLDDCGDQRSRSRDEKPSTAKESKDTADGKEKPRAEKGELNGKPSACPKSGEGASHGRAAKPRSKPDVKPASSGTRTRERRGPEKAKRAPARAEEAGRKAGAGKNPGSSSSSGVGKKRVKGDPEIVDQSDNELDGPEMSFEAYLSYDLEVPKRKKKSRDRKNPPKRRRPSDTAEISGAKSSTGSAKDGAETTTKQSVLEELLNLPLPAVLPECDDISSFRYFEDKPEGRAADAGEEAPAFTGQRLNRKMQVYSGAKIAYLPSMMSLYQQCIRALQNNIDLLYDIGGVPFDILKPVLERCTPEQLLRIEECNPVFIGETDDLWAKHCKKDFRNSQLQEYESWREMYLRLFEEREKKLKRLTKTIVSAHSGKPKGRQVKLAFIHSAAKPPRSVRIQQEIHGTAGPVLQHHPLDKPGYKCQESRGKPSYNESPRPGSNTSNSNQAQDPRKIKRVAPMMAKSLKAFKKQLGRR, from the exons ATGGCCGCGGCGGACGTAGGCAAGGTGTTGCAGTCGAAACGTAAGCTGAAAGAATCGCCCGACTCGAAAACG GTTCTGAACACACTGAAGAAGCTTGAGGAGTTGGACATAACCCTCGACATTCTTGCA GAAACGGGAATTGGCAAAGTGGTCAACTCGTTTCGTAAGCATGCGGATGCGGGAGGCGTGGCCAAGACGTTGGTGAACCGGTGGAAGAAGTTGGTTCCCAAAGATGGTTCAAG tAAGCAGGACTCTTCATTGAAGACCCTCCCGTCAAACAATGCAAGAAAACAAAGCAAGGACGGGGGACCGCTGGACGACTGTGGCGACCAGAGGAGCCGGAGTAGAGATGAGAAGCCCAGCACCGCGAAGGAATCGAAAGACACAGCGGATGGCAAAGAGAAACCGCGAGCCGAAAAGGGGGAGTTGAACGGTAAACCGAGCGCGTGCCCTAAGTCCGGCGAGGGTGCGTCCCACGGACGGGCCGCTAAGCCGAGATCCAAGCCTGACGTGAAACCGGCGTCGAGCGGGACTAGGACGCGTGAACGTCGGGGTCCGGAAAAGGCTAAAAGGGCCCCGGCGCGGGCTGAGGAAGCGGGGAGAAAAGCCGGTGCGGGTAAAAACCccggaagcagcagcagcagcggcgtcGGCAAGAAGAGGGTCAAGGGGGACCCCGAGATCGTGGATCAGAGCGATAACGAGCTCGACGGCCCCGAAATGTCTTTTGAGGCCTACCTGAGCTACGACCTGGAGGTGcctaaaaggaaaaagaagtcGCGTGACCGCAAGAATCCTCCGAAAAGACGGCGGCCTTCCGACACCGCCGAGATCTCCGGAGCCAAATCGAGCACGGGGTCGGCCAAAGATGGTGCAGAAACG ACCACGAAGCAGTCGGtcctggaggagctgctgaaTTTGCCGCTGCCGGCGGTCCTGCCGGAGTGCGACGACATTTCCAGCTTCCGCTACTTCGAGGACAAGC cggAAGGCCGCGCCGCGGACGCGGGCGAGGAGGCGCCGGCGTTCACGGGCCAGAGGCTCAACCGGAAGATGCAGGTGTACTCCGGCGCCAAGATCGCCTACTTGCCGTCGATGATGTCCCTGTACCAGCAGTGCATCCGTGCCCTCCAGAACAACATCGACC TGCTGTACGACATCGGAGGGGTGCCGTTCGACATCCTGAAGCCGGTGCTGGAGCGCTGCACGCCGGAGCAGCTCCTTCGCATTGAAGAGTGCAACCCG GTGTTTATCGGCGAGACGGACGACCTGTGGGCGAAGCACTGCAAGAAAGACTTCCGCAACTCTCAGCTGCAGGAGTACGAGTCGTGGCGGGAGATGTACCTCCGGCTGTTCGAGGAGCGGGAGAAGAAGCTGAAGAGGCTGACCAAGACCATCGTCTCGGCTCACTCGGGCAAGCCCAAGG GTCGACAGGTGAAACTGGCGTTCATCCACTCGGCTGCCAAACCACCCAGGAGCGTACGGATCCAGCAAGAGATCCACGGGACGGCCGGCCCCGTCCTGCAGCATCATCCGCTGGACAAGCCCGG TTATAAGTGCCAAGAAAGCCGAGGTAAACCAAGCTATAATGAGTCTCCAAGACCCGGCAGCAACACCTCCAATTCCAACCAAGCGCAGGATCCAAGGAAGATAAAAA GAGTTGCACCCATGATGGCAAAATCCCTGAAagcctttaagaagcagttgggTCGCCGATGA
- the klhl31 gene encoding kelch-like protein 31, protein MAPKKNKAAKKNKGDINEMTILVEDGPVNKINGLNALLEGGNGFSCISTEVNDAVYAPNLLEGLNNMRQDSFLCDLIVSTKSKSFDVHKVVMASCSEYIRNVLKKEPSLQKIDLSDVSPVGLATAITYAYSGKLTLSLYTIGSTIAAALFLQVQTLVKMCSDFLMQEISVENCMYVANIADTYNLKETKEAAQKFMRENFIEFSEMEQFLKLPYEQINEFLTDDSLQLPSELTAFQIAMKWLDFDEKRLKYAADLLTNIRFGTISAQDLVSHVQSVPRMMQDPECHRLLVDAMNYHLLPYQQNILQSRRTKVRGGLKVLLTVGGRPALTEKSLSKEVLYRDADNVWNKLTEMPAKSFNQCVAVLDGFLYVAGGEDQNDARNQAKHAVSNFSRYDPRFNTWIHLANMIQKRTHFSLSTFNGLLFAVGGRNSEGCQASLECYVPSSNQWQAKAPMEVPRCCHASTVIDGKILVTGGYINNAYSRAVCAYEPSTDSWQDKNGLSTPRGWHCAVSVGDRAYVIGGSQLGGRGERVDVLAVECFNPHSGQWSYASPLHVGVSTAGAAALNNRAYVLGGWNEVEKKYKKCIQVYNPDLNEWTEDDELPEATVGISCCVVSIPTRKTRESRASSVSSAPVSI, encoded by the exons ATGGCACCCAAGAAGAACAAAGCTGCCAAGAAGAACAAAGGAGACATAAACGAGATGACCATACTGGTGGAGGATGGTCCAGTCAACAAGATCAATGGGCTGAACGCTCTTCTGGAGGGTGGAAATGGCTTCAGCTGCATCTCGACCGAGGTCAACGATGCCGTCTATGCGCCCAACCTCCTGGAGGGCTTGAACAACATGAGACAGGACAGCTTCCTGTGTGACTTGATCGTCTCCACTAAATCGAAGTCTTTCGACGTCCACAAAGTTGTGATGGCCTCCTGCAGTGAATACATCCGGAACGTGCTGAAGAAGGAACCGTCCCTTCAGAAGATAGACCTCAGCGACGTCTCCCCGGTTGGCCTGGCCACGGCCATTACGTACGCATACTCTGGGAAACTGACCTTGTCGCTGTACACCATCGGCAGCACCATCGCAGCGGCGCTCTTCCTGCAGGTCCAGACGCTCGTGAAAATGTGCAGCGACTTCCTGATGCAGGAGATCAGCGTGGAGAACTGCATGTACGTGGCGAACATCGCGGACACGTACAACCTCAAAGAAACCAAGGAGGCGGCGCAGAAGTTCATGCGCGAGAACTTCATCGAATTTTCAGAGATGGAGCAGTTCCTCAAGCTGCCGTACGAGCAGATCAACGAGTTTCTGACGGACGATTCTCTTCAGCTGCCATCCGAGCTCACGGCTTTCCAGATTGCCATGAAGTGGCTGGATTTCGACGAGAAGAGGCTGAAGTACGCCGCAGACCTGCTGACCAACATCCGCTTCGGCACCATCTCGGCCCAGGACCTGGTCAGCCATGTCCAGAGCGTGCCGAGGATGATGCAGGACCCCGAATGTCACCGCCTGCTGGTCGATGCCATGAACTACCACCTGCTGCCGTACCAACAGAACATCCTGCAGTCTCGGAGGACCAAGGTCCGCGGCGGCCTCAAGGTCCTGCTCACGGTAGGTGGGCGGCCGGCCTTGACAGAAAAGTCTCTCAGCAAGGAGGTCCTCTACAGAGATGCTGACAACGTGTGGAACAAGTTGACCGAGATGCCTGCAAAGAGCTTCAATCAGTGCGTGGCGGTCCTGGATGGCTTTCTGTACGTTGCGGGCGGTGAGGACCAAAATGACGCAAGGAACCAGGCCAAGCACGCGGTTAGCAACTTCAGCAG ATACGATCCCCGATTCAACACTTGGATCCACCTGGCCAACATGATCCAGAAGCGGACTCACTTCAGCCTGAGCACCTTCAACGGCCTCCTGTTCGCCGTGGGAGGCCGCAACTCGGAGGGCTGCCAGGCGTCCCTGGAGTGCTACGTGCCCTCGTCCAACCAGTGGCAAGCGAAGGCGCCCATGGAGGTGCCGCGGTGCTGCCACGCGAGCACGGTCATCGACGGCAAGATCCTGGTCACCGGCGGCTACATCAACAACGCCTACTCCCGGGCGGTGTGCGCGTACGAGCCGTCCACCGACAGCTGGCAGGACAAGAACGGCCTGAGCACCCCGAGGGGCTGGCACTGCGCCGTCTCCGTCGGCGACCGCGCCTACGTCATCGGCGGCAGCCAGCTGGGGGGCCGCGGCGAACGGGTAGACGTCTTGGCGGTGGAGTGTTTTAATCCCCATTCCGGGCAGTGGAGCTACGCTTCCCCCTTGCACGTGGGGGTCAGCACGGCGGGCGCCGCCGCCCTGAATAACCGGGCCTACGTCCTGGGAGGCTGGAATGAGGTTGAGAAGAAATATAAGAAATGCATCCAGGTGTACAACCCCGACCTGAATGAATGGACCGAGGATGACGAGTTGCCGGAGGCTACAGTCGGCATTTCGTGCTGCGTTGTGAGCATCCCGACGCGCAAAACGCGAGAATCCAGAGCCAGTTCAGTATCATCAGCGCCAGTCAGTATATAA
- the gclc gene encoding glutamate--cysteine ligase catalytic subunit produces MGLLSQGSPLNWDETKRHADHVRKHGIIQFLNIYNKVKERQKDVLKWGDEVEYMLVELDDKDEKVRLVLNGGEVLETLQDKGENTNPNHPTLWRPEYGSYMIEGTPGQPYGGTMSEFNTVEDNMGKRRREASSVLNENEILCTITSFPRLGCPGFTRPEFKPTPVEKGVSKSLFFPDEAINRHPRFSTLTRNIRHRRGEKVVINVPIFKDRNTASPFVESFPEDDGEAARAALPDHIYMDAMGFGMGNCCLQVTFQACSISEARYLYDQLATFCPIVMALSAASPFYRGYVSDIDCRWGVISASVDDRTREERGLEALKNNKFRIHKSRYDSIDSYLSPCGEKYNDIELTIDEDINKQLLDAGIDKLLAQHIAHLFIRDPLSLFEEKIHLDDENESDHFENLQSTNWQTMRFKPPPPNSDIGWRVEFRPMEVQLTDFENSAYVVFVVLLTRVILSYKLDFLIPLSKVDENMKAAQKRNAVQEGMFYFRKDIFKGCSPVFDGSSAAQNGLDNDGHEEFTLMSIDTIINGKEGVFQGLIPILNCYLENMEVDVDTRCTILNYLKLIKKRASGELMTMAKWMREFVANHPQYKHDSVIDDKINFDFIKKCDRIARGEERCPDLIGDPMNRGK; encoded by the exons ATGGGCTTGCTGTCACAGGGGTCGCCGCTGAACTGGGACGAGACCAAGAGGCACGCAGACCACGTCCGGAAGCATGGCATCATCCAGTTCCTGAACATCTACAACAAGGTGAAGGAGCGTCAGAAGGACGTGCTGAAGTGGGGCGACGAG GTGGAGTACATGCTGGTTGAGCTGGATGACAAAGATGAAAAAGTGCGGCTGGTGTTGAATGGCGGCGAGGTTCTGGAGACCCTTCAAGATAAAGGTGAAAATACAAATCCCAA CCATCCCACCCTGTGGAGGCCTGAGTACGGCAGCTACATGATCGAAGGGACGCCCGGGCAGCCGTATGGAGGGACCATGTCCGAGTTCAACACCGTCGAGGACAACATGGGGAAGAGGCGGAGGGAGGCCTCGTCTGTTCTTAATGAGAATGAAATACTCTGCACCATAACATCATTCCCAAG GTTAGGGTGTCCAGGCTTCACCAGGCCAGAGTTTAAGCCGACGCCCGTTGAAAAGGGCGTGTCCAAATCCCTGTTCTTTCCAGATGAAGCAATTAACAGGCATCCACGGTTCAG CACCCTGACGAGAAACATTCGTCACAGAAGAGGAGAGAAAGTGGTGATCAATGTGCCAA TTTTTAAAGATCGGAACACCGCGTCTCCTTTTGTGGAAAGTTTTCCCGAGGACGACGGAGAAGCTGCCCGGGCAGCCCTGCCCGATCATATCTACATGGATGCTATGGGCTTTGGCATGGGCAACTGCTGCCTCCAG GTGACGTTCCAGGCTTGCAGCATCAGTGAGGCGCGATACCTGTACGACCAGCTCGCTACGTTCTGCCCCATTGTG ATGGCTCTTAGTGCTGCATCGCCCTTTTACCGAGGCTATGTGTCAGACATCGATTGCCGCTGGGGAGTTATTTCTGCCTCGGTGGATGACCGGACGCGGGAGGAAAGAGGGCTGGAG gccctgaaaaacaacaaatttCGGATCCATAAATCAAGATATGACTCCATTGACAGCTACCTCTCCCCCTGTGGTGAAAAGTACAATGATATTGAATTAACGATCGATGAGGACATCAACAAGCAGCTGCTGGATGCAG gcATCGACAAACTTTTGGCTCAGCACATTGCCCATCTTTTCATACGCGACCCTCTGTCGTTGTTTGAGGAaaaaattcacctggatgacgaGAATGAATCCGATCATTTTGAA aaCCTGCAGTCAACAAACTGGCAGACAATGAGATTCAAGCCTCCTCCCCCAAACTCTGACATTGGATGGAGAGTTGAATTCCGTCCCATGGAG gttcAGCTGACCGATTTTGAGAATTCTGCTTATGTTGTCTTTGTGGTGCTGCTCACCAGAGTCATCTTGTCCTACAAATTAGACTTCCTCATTCCCTTGTCAAAG GTTGATGAAAACATGAAAGCAGCACAGAAGAGAAATGCTGTGCAGGAGGGCATGTTCTACTTTCGTAAGGACATCTTCAAAG GCTGCAGCCCTGTTTTTGATGGGTCATCCGCTGCCCAGAACGGGCTGGACAATGACGGCCACGAGGAGTTCACACTGATGAGCATTGATACGATCATCAATGGAaag GAGGGTGTATTTCAAGGGCTGATACCAATTTTGAACTGCTACCTGGAAAACATGGAGGTGGATGTGGACACACGCTGCACCATCCTCAATTACCTGAAACTCATAAAGAAACGTGCCTCTG GAGAGCTGATGACAATGGCAAAGTGGATGAGGGAATTTGTGGCTAACCACCCACAATACAAGCATGACAGTGTGATCGACGACAAAATTAACTTTGATTTCATCAAGAAATGCGACAGGATTGCAAGAGGGGAAGAACGATGCCCTGATCTCATTGGAGACCCCATGAACagaggcaaataa